One genomic segment of Oncorhynchus kisutch isolate 150728-3 linkage group LG15, Okis_V2, whole genome shotgun sequence includes these proteins:
- the LOC116353555 gene encoding cis-aconitate decarboxylase-like translates to MLSKVQRSFRPASVTLRRLHQSALDVVDHPASEDSVTVSFGRFIQGVQPHQLTPTVLHRSKRMVLDSIGVGLLGSTTHVFQLALQHCQHMYGPDDISSVYGRRGTRLSPTLAAFVNGVAAHSMDFDDTWHPATHPSGAVLPALLAVSDMLPSNSKPSGRDFLLAFNVGIEIQGRLMRFSNEAHNIPKRFHPPTVVGTLGSAAACARLLSLEHSQCSHALAIAASLSGAPMANAATQSKPLHIGNAARLGLEAALLASRGLEASPRVLDDTAGVAGFSAFYEDYAPQPLASPEEEGLQFLLENQDIGFKRFPAHLGMHWVADAAAAVHKLLLGEQGSGGSGQGSGVVGQVQEILLRVPRSKYIDRPFPESEHEARHSFQFNACSALLDGEVTVDSFSQEALQRPDLYSLLGRVHVEHPHDNPANFDRMYGEVQVTLVGGDVLNGRCDTFYGHWRNPLTNESLRKKFRSNAGAVLPREKVEGLIEAVEGLDRLEDCCPLLEQLQ, encoded by the exons tggtagatcatccAGCCTCAGAGGACAGTGTGACAGTCAGTTTTGGCAGGTTCATCCAGGGTGTCCAGCCCCACCAGCTGACCCCCACCGTGCTCCACCGCAGTAAGAGGATGGTCCTAGACTCCATCGGAGTGGGACTACTGGGCAGCACCACACATGTCTTCCAGCTGGCCCTGCAACACTGTCAG CACATGTACGGTCCTGATGACATCAGCAGTGTGTACGGACGCAGAGGAACCAGACTCTCCCCAACCCTGGCTGCCTTCGTCAACGGAGTGGCT GCCCACTCCATGGACTTTGATGACACCTGGCACCCTGCCACTCACCCGTCAGGGGCAGTCCTTCCTGCCCTGCTGGCGGTCAGCGATATGCTGCCCAGTAACAGCAAGCCTAGTGGGCGGGACTTCCTGCTTGCGTTCAATGTGGGTATAGAGATCCAGGGACGACTGATGAGATTCTCCAACGAGGCTCacaacatccccaagag gttCCACCCCCCTACTGTTGTGGGTACTCTGGGTAGTGCAGCAGCCTGTGCCCGCCTCCTCTCTCTGGAACACTCCCAGTGTAGCCACGCCCTGGCCATCGCTGCCAGCCTATCAGGAGCCCCCATGGCTAACGCCGCCACCCAGTCCAAACCCCTCCACATCGGCAACGCAGCGAGGCTGGGGCTTGAGGCGGCTCTACTGGCCTCTAGAGGTCTGGAGGCCTCACCCAGGGTCCTGGATGACACCGCCGGGGTCGCAGGGTTCAGCGCCTTCTACGAGGACTACGCCCCACAACCTTTGGCCTCCCCAGAGGAAGAGGGGTTGCAGTTCCTCCTAGAGAACCAGGATATAGGGTTTAAGAGGTTCCCGGCCCACCTGGGGATGCACTGGGTGGCCGACGCTGCTGCCGCCGTACACAAACTGCTGCTGGGGGAGCAGGGGTCAGGGGGGAgtggtcaggggtcaggggtcgtaGGTCAGGTCCAGGAAATCCTGCTCAGGGTTCCCCGCTCCAAGTACATTGATCGTCCGTTCCCGGAGTCGGAGCATGAGGCCAGACACTCCTTCCAGTTCAACGCCTGCTCTGCCCTGCTGGATGGAGAGGTCACCGTGGACTCATTCTCCCAGGAAGCACTGCAGCGCCCCGACCTCTACTCCCTGCTGGGGCGTGTCCACGTCGAGCATCCCCATGACAACCCCGCTAACTTTGACCGCATGTACGGCGAGGTGCAGGTGACGCTGGTGGGCGGGGACGTCCTGAACGGACGCTGTGATACTTTTTATGGTCACTGGCGTAACCCTTTGACCAATGAGAGCCTGAGGAAGAAGTTCCGTAGCAACGCTGGGGCGGTCCTTCCCAGAGAGAAGGTGGAGGGTCTGATAGAGGCAGTAGAGGGACTAGACCGACTGGAGGACTGCTGTCCTCTGCTGGAGCAGCTACAGTGA